Genomic window (Alnus glutinosa chromosome 9, dhAlnGlut1.1, whole genome shotgun sequence):
AGCttaattttttagagaaatgagcTCTCACTACTGTTAACCACAACACGAAATAGGATTTGGTACTTTTTCTCCAAGCTTTTCCACagtgttagaaataatcaacatattatttaatctaacatgcgcagcggaaaccgaataaacaggattcaggcttacctctagccatgtttgctcaagcgtctccacgatccatctctagccatatttgctcaagcgtctccacgatccatctgaagaacaagaaagattatttgagggatcttctaacctatgcctattgcttgatggctgtactgatggtgtacacaggcactctatttataggctaggttagggaccctcaaaatggtaaataccgtatttgtttccttccatcaaggaaacaatattgttaattgattttaaaatcaattaaccaattccatatttacggtaatctaaattaatagaaataaccataataccgattccatatttacggtaatctaaattaatggaaatatccataatgccgtatatgtttattgaaaaaataataaacatagtaaataccgtaaatgtgatataaaggccacaaccaaaaaggaataatatattacattctcccacttggactttataacacatgaccatatggtattaggttctttagttttggccaatcttttatggaatcctccaactcagttaagaaatgtttcacacgaatcatggcggtaaaaccattataaaattaggtcgtcccttccatgtatcacgatgtaaaacactccttacatgagtaccttatggataatcaagctttatgaatgaacttcctataagtcattcgggtccaactttatttatcctcatggataaaataacaaatgtgcacaaaaaatctttattacaataactttatgtctatagaccaaaaagagacaaaccaagcgaaaatgaattaatgagtctcatatattccgcatgactttattctttctttaccggtaaactttaagtcatgggatccgcaatcattaattcagtacttatatgctcaatagaccctttatgtctcttaatgttatcgctcgtactgagatacttaatgtcgatttacttctgcttctactctttattcttataaaagaagattatagtagaattaccgcagagtatctttatggtctaactgtaaaatcgacaagattgagactttcaacaaatgtctcaaccatcatgcctgtgtaccaaattcatagcacgctagacttttagctttcttggtagacgtagcaactatagtctgcaaactgcatctctaggatttatccttcaataaaaagatatataccttagagtagactttctactatctacacaatcagcaaactcaaatctaaacaactaaccaccttcaaatggaaagtgtatccttaggttaagttgttcttcttgattccttgcatataccgcaaggctttatttgcagcactttattgactcaatatacttattgtcagtcatatggttatgtataatgcagacgcttaaaacttttcatctgcccttattccaataccttttgggacattaatctgtatttaattagtccctcttaattgctactgaaggtgcaaatccttcattctaaattttttctaaaacttttttcaatgtaggccttccgagacaatgttaatattctttatgtctctgtgaatctctatgtcaaaagacataagaggtttcacccaaatccttcatttcaaagttttgtgaactttatgtagcaaacctaaatcaccacttgcaaatataggattagaaagattactgtactcccactgaccttaaggtatatatactaatcaacaaggttttctataaacaataaccttgtaaaaagtatcttaccattgagagatctatcacaacccataaatagaattctttaatttgcaagctttctgactgttatttataaaaccttttgattgtttcatgtaaacctcgtctttaagatccccattcagaaagtcgttttcgcatccacttgatgtagctctagatcaaaaatgagctactaatgctatgatcatcttgatgaaccatccttagacactggagagaatgtttcacgataatcaatgccttccttatgagtaaaaccattggctacgagtctagctcgacccttcagccatggacttaactctcacttcatggcactgaatctcaatgtggagttttctccactcatagcatatgaaaacaaatttggatcatctttatgtccaatgtcaacatcagactctgggagatatacaacatgatcactaagaattgttgatctccttattctataggattttcttaattctacttcctctgcattttgcaatgggagaatagacttttgaacctattctgtatgagttggttgttctagaaatgattgtggctcaggataatcaatttgatttttcctgaatacaatcaatcatcctctatgaggaggagactTGGCCAATTCTaatgcttcctcaaattccaatttatgtgaatgagcactcccactaggttctgcatcctctagaaattttacaatcaacaactctaagATTATacgaaggataataaaacattaaaaccctttaaagtttactagatagcttataaaagatccgttggttgtccttgaatctaatttccttaggcgaggattataaatcctctctttagcaaggcaaccccatatgtgtaaataatttaaactaagcttccatctatttcatactttaaaaggtgtcttatggacaaccttagatggaatactgtttaacacatacacaatggtcttcaaagctttactctataagggtaatagcagattagtattactaatcatttccctttgtgtgtacctaccttaatactctatgcctatattagatcttatgatcttcatattgtttctcttcttcttccttatagatattgaaagcattcaataccccagctttaatatttagaagatagacatacataaactttatatggtcatcactgaaagagataaaaatatctctgaccatttaggcaatgagtatggaaaggttaacatatttcaatgtacatgatctcaagaattttaaaaggctctctttggcacctctaatggtcttgttggtatgctttcccttatgcaatccacacaagtaccaaagtcagtaaatcaccgacttttattttctgtatggagatatatttcaatctccaaagccataacaagagcatttttaaattcttaaagactctactttacgtcaacatcactatgcagaaataaacaaataattttgtttcaaaaattgggacgtaggtcaattttaaatagactttaaatgaaccccaaccaatattccaccaaaacataagaaaaatttcaagtttaaaataaaattgaaatttttaataagccaaactagaaaatagatttcaaaaagattatggaatataaatcattttttgaggtcaaaattataactgaattttaaaattaacctatagatcccaacaagctcaaattataaacacgtgttatccattttaaaaaggactctgtatttgtgttgacaatgtggattgttaaaccataatcaatccacaatatatttgattgagtcactaacagagattcacgacatactagatatggagattatctttattttaagtcatttcttataattcatgcaatctttctttatatgcccttaatttttcttatttcatgagaaatatgtatcttgattgccataatactttattggcaccttattctcatgctttaagtgttggacatgattgcatttattggtccttcctttgacatgaataatcatgtgaacactttataaattctctcatatccttgaacacacatggttagaagtttatttactaaccatttatccttacgtgtgttacaagataaaattctacacttagaagagagaattcaaaaaattgaaatagaccaacaatgactcaaaaatctcaatctttagggacttaagctaatctataatatccttcattcccataatgggattataaacacttcagaaactgtaaaaggtttgtctttaaagctttttctattagggtgctggccaagttttgtttgaacttactaaatgttcataaacaacctttataaaactttggctctaaaacattcaggaataaatccctgatgactttagtgacatgagatttcatgaacatctaacttaagtgattaaatcactcccaccgttcatgcttaataatctcacgtgacgtacttaattccgcgggagtaggtggtttgtccacacggagtaccaaaatttttaacaccccaaatgaaaaagcatatcaatcatttttccagtcagaaaaatattatcataatgtattggaatataaaaccaccaaaaggtagagtaacaggaatagctgcaataacccaaaattaaaataaaaactttaatgctatgaagtaactttattttaaattagccaatgccaatttaaatagtaaatttcaacctacctttgggcaaaggttgcatcacgcatgaaatttactctttattgataagactaataaatttaaatattaataaataaaattcttcgtacctttgggcaaccgaaagaaattttacttttaatactaaatttgttatctcattctaattaagtcataaaaataaaaacttccctttggggataggtaattaaatttatgagttaattacaatacgatgttaatttttctatatgaagttcatgtgtacgatccttatgcaattattacaaaattaggatgctttgcctctcccaaaatcataataatcacgctgtaattcatgaacatctaataaatctttatgaggttcatgcgtgtgatcctgatgtaattatcatacaaaaatgggatgctttggctctcccataattattatgataattacgtgtgtgtaatcttgatgcaattgtcattcaaaattgggatgctgtggctctcccaaaattatcatgataattgctacttcattaacatctaacaactttatagatgcccccttaatggccttaggaatataacaaaccaatacttaaatggggtaaacagcattttccaaggtgcaagcaggtgagctcccaggaaagtgaggggggtcacaccggacacacttaaatcccaagactttccttgccagaactttccccgacattgcattcttagatattactgtaaacacaccagtatatatggtattgttaattattcttaggtctaggcatcaaacaatttatatttaaacaatataaatttaaaatatatattccttaattcatgtattaaataaacaataattttaatacacagtactgtaaataataaagggaataaaaccttaatgtgaaagcataaaactaggcttagctcaatggtttgaagcttgtcactttatggacaagaaggtcccaagttcgaaccccatatgagctaaatcttttattttttatttaaatgctactgtaatgggctagtatattgggttgggcttctgggtcacaagactccaaatgggctactgtatttggcaattaggtcaacccacttaatcgggtcaggcctctgggtctatgtatagtgctggcccaaactaggtcagcccacttaaatggcctaaaaactgcatgggttttaaaaaaaaaccctacccgaaaaatatatccaacccagaaactttaatgggtcgaaaccctacccagtcaccaaccaacccgacccgtaatgttccagatgggttgaaaaccttaaaaaatggaaccctagccgccacccctttatgaaaatacccatatcaaaattacaacaactcaaaattaggcagtatatcataatacacagaatagtgataaaacaaaaaatagttttatcaaatttatgggttttcacaaacagtacgtgaacaacaaatattcacaaaataatcgctaatgcgtttctatcatgtcacaaaagacgaaatattgctcaaacaatattgacaaatagaagtgaacaataccaaatagaatatacttgattcaatattgataacaaataaaaatacttgattcaatattgataacacatagtaaaattatatgctaagcaaaatagcatagaggctggctctgataccacatgttagaaataatcaacatattatttaatctaacatgcgcagcggaaaccgaataaacaggattcaggcttacctctagccatgtttgctcaagcgtctccacgatccatctctagccatatttgctcaagcgtctccacgatccatctgaagaacaagaaagattatttgagggatcttctaacctatgcctattgcttgatggctgtactgatggtgtacacaggcactctatttataggctaggttagggaccctcaaaatggtaaataccgtatttgtttccatccatcaaggaaacaatatcgttaattgattttaaaatcaattaaccaattccatatttacggtaatctaaattaatagaaataaccataataccgattccatatttacggtaatctaaattaatggaaatatccataatgccgtatatgtttattgaaaaaataataaacatagtaaataccgtaaatgtgatataaaggccacaaccaaaaaggaataatatattacacaCAGTTCTTTTGCTTATGGAGACATCCGGTACATATCATAGATGTGGAATTTGACAGGGCATTAAAGATGGTTCCTTCGACAGGGATCGCCGCTCATCTTCATTACTAAGGCTCACGACCGATTGTGGTGGGTTGCACTCAAGCGCCGGCCACGATCGCCACCAAACACCCTCACTAGCTCAACTTATGAAATTCTGTCACTGATTGATTGAACCGACACTAAAAAGGAGATTTTTAGattatttccttctttcttACCATTCCAAAATATGACAACAACGCACTTGGTACTCTATATTACTCGAACGGGAAATCATAGACAGGGGACGGTTGTTCGTCCCCTGTCTATTTATTTCCCTTACTCGAACATGGCTTATACCCCATCAATCTTATAATTCTAGAAATGTAGACACCATAACCTGATGACACGTGTTGTCCGGCCATACCTACTCCTCATAGTCAAAAGGCCTAGATAGGAGGAATTAGTCATCATGGCTACAACCACTGCAAAGCTCCGATATAAAGAATACTTAGCTAAGATATGAGAAATTCATGTCAATTTTCTCTAGTTCATTTGGTATGTAGACCGAGTATTccattaaagaaataaatatttattaatggGAATGAAGAAGGatgaaatgaataattattcttattctttagTTTAGTGATAACACACATACTATAATTgaaattgaaccaaaattactaaaaaaatttacatgatttcttttttttttttaaaactcaaatctgTAGCCGGCCAACTGCCCACAACAAACCCTGGGGTAGTCGCACTACCCTGGGTGCCATCGGGGGTGGCCAAGACCACCCTCGACAAGCATGGGGGTGGTTGCGGTGACCCTGATAAGTATCGGGGGTGGTCTTAGACACTCAAAGAATCGACATAtatgtttcttaatttttattttttattttttatttttttaaaaaaatggttttcgaaagaaattaaattaaaatatggtttttttttttttttgaaaatgttgtcAATTCCCTTAGAAATAgttatttctctcttttatttattaatttattttttatatttaggaATAGCTATTATTTTTCGTAAAGAAATAGTTATTTCcattgaatagttattcctaagaATATGTcacaaccaaataaaagaataaatatattttttggaatAGTAATTTCATTTCAGCCCTAAGTCTAGAAACTTTCTCTCCAAGTCTTTGCCATCTTCCGTCTTTGAGTTGTATTCGACTTAGGTATCGTATCGAAGCTATTCCCCGCCGGCACATCTCTCCGAGCTCTTTGCCTAATTTTCTACTTTCTTGCAAGGACTAGTTCGTGTGTGACCGAATTTGGAGCTGTCCGGTCATCAACcaaaaactgttctaacacTTCTCATGCCTGTCTAGTTTTCGTGAACTACGACTCTTGCGTAATCAGCTGGTTGTTACAAATGATCACTTTATTATCTCTccttataattttcttttacctatGAATAAGTAGGCCATGggcaactatatatattacgACGTCGTACTTTGTTGAATGGTAATCAATGAAGAATTTTATTAGACACCAAATTGTTGGGATTGAGGTTCATAGGCATGCTTATTCTAGGGAACAATCAGCATAGAAGAGAGCCCGATCCTTCAGGGGCGATGGTTTATAGTGACTTTTTCTCTGTGTTTTGTAGGTTGCCTGTCAACCAGTCCGCCGTGCGAAATGAAGCATCATCACTAGGCATTATCCTTTATTTTAGAGGTATTACGGCTTTTAATaagaattttcttaaataagAATGACATAGGAAATTGAAGAAGTAATTACttccattttgaaaaatgaatatatatctTGAgatatccaaataaaaaataggacATCTAAATTTAGTGGAAGTCTTAAAATATTacgaaaattatattaattatcacTGCATGTGTTtcgtgctttttttttttcttttttttttttcttttttaagtaattttagGAATCTCTTATGTATTACTCTtatatttcctttaaaaaatgaggtggcttttaaaatcatcatttgatcaaaattcaataataatcaatcaTAAGCCCAATAGTTatcgattttaaaagtcacctcatttttgaAGGGACGCAAAAGagacttctaacattactcacgACTTTAAGATTTcaatttgatgatttaatttcaagatCCAAGGTCCACTATAAATTTAAATTCTCCTTAATTAAGCTTTCCCACAAATTATTGTACAAATTTGTCAACCAATTTAAATAATAGCTAGGTACATATATAGTCCCAAGTTGTGTCTCAAGTTGTAATTTATTATATAGAATAGATTTACATAagcatataaataattttttaattaggaTTCCAGAGTGTCATAAATCCAACCACCGAAAACTCTTTCACATGCACATACGTAGACCACCACTCATATGCTATTATTCAATAAGTTTGACTTAATtgctgaaaataataataataataaaaaaacaaaaaaaaaacgtacAACATATTTTGTGTAATGTTTTTAACGATCTACATTTATTCTTACTATctcttttatgaaaaaaaaaaaaaaatttaattaaatctagatagttaaaaaaaattacaagaaatgtactgtaatattttttttacaacatccAAGTCAAATTCTtgttcaatttattaaaaagcattttaatagaatattatttttagcaatttaaataataatctaacactttttttttttggtccaattCAAATCACTAAGATCAAGgttatcaatttcatttttataattgtttattAGAATAAAAAACATCAGTAATAGAGCAATATTCtaatgtactatatatatataattgtacaTTCTTATTATCTGATGCAATTGATCcatatctttatatatataatttcttaattaaattattttaatcacAAATTATTTATACCATACCTAATATTTCTCAATCATTCGGATAAAAAAGGTATATAGATTGTAACTATAATTTGAGCCTTTGAGGTGATTATGAACAACCAGGCAACAAATATTTCAACTCACGTAGTCAATCAGACAAACAAGCCTGAAGACTTGCGAACAAAGTCTACCTTCTTGGCATAAATGTCCAAACTCGGAGCTTTGTATAAATGGAACTCCTCGattaattactatatatatactaaaagtTATCCAAACCATACTGCGGAGTAGTCTCTGATCTTTCTCTCCAAGAGATTTCTTCGCTGCTTTTCAATATTATCCTTTTTTTCCTGTCAATTCTTGTAAGCTATGCCTGTGAAAGGCCAGGGTCCAGCGATTGGGATCGATTTGGGAACATGCTACTCCTGCGTGGCAGTTTGGAAACATAATCGGGTGGAGATCATACCCAATGATCTCGGGAACCGAAAAACACCATCTTTTGTAGCTTTCAATGAGACTCACCGTTTGATCGGTCAGGCGGCCATGGACCAGGCAGCCATGAATCCTACCAACACTGTTTTTGGTGAGTTCCTGGATCTCTGATACAATGGGTTCTGTAATTCTGTTAGCTTGCTTAGTCAATGATAATGAAGagaaaattttggaattttttctctcttttttaatgttgttttggtttctttCATGATAATGAAGAGGAAAATTGTTTTAAGTTGCAGGGGTAAATCCCGAAGTAGCATAAAAAGTTGACCTTTCTGATGACAAAATGTACTTATTGTGAAGCGAAGAATGTTTGATATTGTAATGACTTGTTTACATGTTGATTTTCATGTCGGTGGTATATATGAAGACTCTAAACGTTTGATTGGAAGGCGATTCAATGATGCCTCAGTGCAACATGACATGAAATTGTGGCCATTCAAGGTGATTGCTGACCCTACTAATGGGAGGCCCATTATTGTTGTTACCTACAAGTACGAGGAAAAGCAGTTTCTGGCTGAAGAAATCTCTTCAATGATTCTCGCAAAGATGAAAGAGATTGCAGAGGCTTATTGCGGTTCAAAGATCAAGAATGCTGTTATTTCTGTCCCTGCTTGTTTCAATCACTTGCAACGTCAAGCCACAAAGGATGCTGGTGTCATTGCGGGCCTAAATGTGGTGCGTATAATCAATGAGCCAAGTGCTGCTGCTTTAGCATATGCGCTTGACAAGGAGTATGGTAGTACTGGTGAGAAGAATGTGCTCGTCTTTGATCTTGGTGGTGGCACGTTGGATGTCTCAGTTCTCACCATTGAAGAGGGCATCATCGAAGTGAAAGCTACAGCTGGTGATACCCACTTGGGAGGTGAAGATTTTGACCATAGAATGGTGAAGCATCTCGTTCAAGAGTTCAAAGCAAAGCATAAGAAGAAAATTACTGGAGTTAAGGCTCTTAGGAAGTTGCGGACTGCTTGTGAAAGGGCTAAGAGGATTCTGTCATCTAATACTCGAGTAAGTATTGAGATTGATTCTTTGTACGAGGGTATTGACTTCCAGTTAAACCTCACCCGAGCCAGGTTTGAGGAGCTTAACATGGATTTATTCTCGAAGTGTATAGGGCTTGTCGAGAAGTGTTTGAGGGATGCTAAGATGGATAAAAGCAGTGTCCATGATGTGGTTCTGGTTGGAGGGTCTACCAGGATCCCCAAGGTTCTAACATTGTTGCAGGACTTCTTCGATGGGAAGGAGCTCTGCAAAAGGATTAACCCCGACGAGGCGATTGCCTATGGTGCTGCTGTTCACGCTGCAGTCCTTAGCGGTGAGGGTAATGAGAAGGTGCAGGGCTTGTTATTGATGGATGTCACTCCTCTTTCGCTTGGTTTGGAGACTGCTGGAGAAGTCATGAATGTGTTGATTCCTAGAAACACCACCATTCCCACCATGAAGGAGCAGGTGTTCTCAATCCACATCGATAACCAGTCTGATGTACTGATTAAGGTGTATGAGGGTGAACGTAGCAGAACCGGTGACAACAACTTGCTGGGCAAGTTGGAGTTATCTGGCAATATTCCTCCTGCTCCTGAGGGAGTTGCTCAAATCCATGTGTGCTTTGGCATTGATGCCAACGGTGTTTTGGTTGTCTCTGCCGAGGATAAAACCACTggaaataagaacaaaactaCAATCACCAATACGGGCTGGCTCTCCAAGGAAGAGATGGAGAGGTTAGTGGAG
Coding sequences:
- the LOC133877321 gene encoding heat shock cognate 70 kDa protein 2-like; amino-acid sequence: MPVKGQGPAIGIDLGTCYSCVAVWKHNRVEIIPNDLGNRKTPSFVAFNETHRLIGQAAMDQAAMNPTNTVFDSKRLIGRRFNDASVQHDMKLWPFKVIADPTNGRPIIVVTYKYEEKQFLAEEISSMILAKMKEIAEAYCGSKIKNAVISVPACFNHLQRQATKDAGVIAGLNVVRIINEPSAAALAYALDKEYGSTGEKNVLVFDLGGGTLDVSVLTIEEGIIEVKATAGDTHLGGEDFDHRMVKHLVQEFKAKHKKKITGVKALRKLRTACERAKRILSSNTRVSIEIDSLYEGIDFQLNLTRARFEELNMDLFSKCIGLVEKCLRDAKMDKSSVHDVVLVGGSTRIPKVLTLLQDFFDGKELCKRINPDEAIAYGAAVHAAVLSGEGNEKVQGLLLMDVTPLSLGLETAGEVMNVLIPRNTTIPTMKEQVFSIHIDNQSDVLIKVYEGERSRTGDNNLLGKLELSGNIPPAPEGVAQIHVCFGIDANGVLVVSAEDKTTGNKNKTTITNTGWLSKEEMERLVEEAKKYKAEDEEYNMKGETKNRLENYAYNMRNTFKDEKFSAKVQSAIMKKIVDAIEGTIKWLEGNQLAEADEFEFQMSELEKLCKPVIAKIVNEGQEAEQYVAQDEEHKKEKIEEKKAGKAIHREHRKKVEAKRALENCAYYMRYRIRDVKNALAETEDAIEQTIHWLERNQLVEAHEFDNRMKELEGICYPFLAQMYKGAGSDSS